The genomic segment CGACCGACAGCGCCACCACCAGGCCGATGCGGTGGTGGCGGTCACGGCGGCCGCGCAGCCAGCCGAACGCGTACACCCCGGCGACCAGGAAGCCGGCCACGATGAACCCGGCCAGGTACATGTGCACCAGCTCGTGCCACAGGTTGTCGTTGAACAGCGCCGCCAGCGGCTTCACGTCGACCACCTCGCCGGAGCGGATCGAGAAGCCGGTCGGATGGTTCATCCAGCCGTTCACGGAGATCACCATCAGCGAGCCGGTCATTCCAGCGATGACGATCGGAAAGCCCGATGCGAAGTGCCACCGCGCCGACAGGCGGTCCCACCCGTAGACGTAGATGCCGATGAAGATCGCCTCGAGGAAGAACGAGAACCCCTCGATCGCGAATCCGAGCCCGAAGACCGCACCGAAGGTGCCGGTGAAGTTCGGCCACAAGAGGCCCATCTCGAAGCTGAGGATCGTCCCCGTGACCACCCCCACCGCGAATAGGGCGACCATCACTCGGCTCCAGCGCCTGGCGAGTGTGCGGTAGAGGTCGTCACCCGTGCGCAGATAGAGCCACTCGGCGAACAGCACCATCGCCGGGAACGCGATCCCGAAGCAGACGAGCGGGATGTGCACCGCGAAGGACAGCGCCTGCATCTGGCGGGCCTGGTCCAGGTAGTGCTGCGAGACAGGAGCGAGCGCTGTTACGACCATGGGAGACTGCGTCCCGCCGATCCGAGTTGCTCGCACGCCTGCCGGACCCGCTCCGCCATCGCGGCCTCTCCGGCGCGGCCCCATGCACGCGGGTCGAAGCTGTGCTTGTCCCCCATCCCGCCGTCGACTCTGAGCACACCATCCCAGTGGTCGAGCACGTGACCGGCCACCGCCCGGGTGAACGCGTATTGGTTGTCGGTGTCGACGTTCACCTTCACCGCCCCAAACGAGACCGCATCCGCGAGCTCTTGCGCGCTTGACCCGCTGCTGCCGTGAAATACGTACTTGAAGCGGGCGCCGGGATACGCGGTCGCGAGCGCTTGCTGGCCGGCTTGCAGGATCTCGGGGCGCAAAACCACGTTGCCTGGGGCGTAGGTTCCGTGCACGTTGCCGAACGTCGCCGCCACCATGTAGCGGCCGCGCTCGCCGACACCCAGGGCGTCGGCCACGCGGAGGAGGTCTTCGGGGGTCGTGTAGAGGTCGGGGTGCGCGCCGCCGGGCCCGGCGATGCCGTCCTCCTCTCCGCCTACCACACCGGACTCGACCTCTAGCACGATGTCGAGCTCGGCGCACAGGGCGAGCAGCTGAGCGGAGATCCGCAGGTTCTCCGCAAGCGGAAGCGTGGAGCCGTCGAACATGTGCGAGTTGAAGAGAGGAGCGGCGCCCCGTTCGACCCGCCGGCGGGAC from the Thermoleophilaceae bacterium genome contains:
- a CDS encoding cytochrome ubiquinol oxidase subunit I, encoding MVVTALAPVSQHYLDQARQMQALSFAVHIPLVCFGIAFPAMVLFAEWLYLRTGDDLYRTLARRWSRVMVALFAVGVVTGTILSFEMGLLWPNFTGTFGAVFGLGFAIEGFSFFLEAIFIGIYVYGWDRLSARWHFASGFPIVIAGMTGSLMVISVNGWMNHPTGFSIRSGEVVDVKPLAALFNDNLWHELVHMYLAGFIVAGFLVAGVYAFGWLRGRRDRHHRIGLVVALSV
- the fbaA gene encoding class II fructose-bisphosphate aldolase gives rise to the protein MPLATPRQYAAMLDAAADRGYAYAAVNVTSSETLNAALRGFALANADGIVQLTVGAAEYFSGTGAKDALLGARALAEYAHVVAEASPVLVGLHTDHCPPAHVDDWLRPLLAESRRRVERGAAPLFNSHMFDGSTLPLAENLRISAQLLALCAELDIVLEVESGVVGGEEDGIAGPGGAHPDLYTTPEDLLRVADALGVGERGRYMVAATFGNVHGTYAPGNVVLRPEILQAGQQALATAYPGARFKYVFHGSSGSSAQELADAVSFGAVKVNVDTDNQYAFTRAVAGHVLDHWDGVLRVDGGMGDKHSFDPRAWGRAGEAAMAERVRQACEQLGSAGRSLPWS